A window of Panicum virgatum strain AP13 chromosome 8K, P.virgatum_v5, whole genome shotgun sequence contains these coding sequences:
- the LOC120643818 gene encoding alpha-dioxygenase 1-like isoform X1: protein MGSGLFKPCVHPDLRDVFSKMSFGDKIGFLFIHAFDKRNLWHKMPVPIGLLYLNTRRTLLEKYNLLPVGSSHGALFDPKEFLYRTGDGKYNDPHNAEAGSQNTFFGRNMKPVDQKDELMSPDPFVVVTKLLSRREYKDTGKQFNILAAAWIQFMVHDWIDHMEDTKQIEITAPKEVANECPLKSFKFYATKELPTNSDGIKTGYYNVRTAWWDGSAVYGDNEKKAKKIRTYVDGKLVIGDDGLLLHDENGVPLSGDVRNNWVGVSILQALFVKEHNAACDVIKEEHPNLSDEELYRYARLVTSAVIAKVHTIDWTVELLKTKTMRAAMRANWYGLLGKKIKDTFGHIGGPALGGLVGLKKPNNHGVPYSLTEEFTSVYRMHSLLPSTLKLRDPNGQPDANNSPPYLEDIDIGELVGLKGEEKLSKIGFEKQTLSMGYQACGALELWNYPSFFRDLIPQNLDGTSRSDRIDLAALEVYRDRERSVPRYNEFRRRLFLIPIKSWEDLTSDKDAIEAIRAIYGDDVEKLDLLVGLMAEKKIKGFAISETAFNIFIIMASRRLESDRFFTSDFNEKTYTRKGMQWVKTTEGLRDVINRHYPEITAKWMKSSSAFSVWDADY, encoded by the exons ATGGGTTCAGGTCTCTTCAAGCCTTGTGTTCATCCGGACCTCCGTGATGTTTTCTCTAAGATGTCTTTCGGTGACAAGATTGGCTTTCTA TTCATTCATGCATTTGACAAGAGAAACCTATGGCATAAGATGCCTGTTCCGATCGGTTTACTCTACCTGAACACTCGCCGGACCCTACTTGAAAAATACAACCTTCTACCAGTTGGGAGTTCTCATGGTGCCCTGTTTGACCCCAAGGAGTTCTTGTACCGCACTGGAGATGGCAAGTACAACGACCCCCATAATGCTGAGGCTGGTAGCCAAAACACCTTTTTTGGGAGAAACATGAAGCCAGTTGATCAAAAGGATGAG TTGATGAGCCCAGATCCATTTGTTGTGGTGACAAAGCTGTTATCTAGGAGAGAATACAAGGACACAGGGAAACAATTCAATATACTAGCAGCTGCATGGATACAGTTCATGGTTCATGACTGGATAGATCATATGGAGGATACCAAACAG ATTGAAATCACCGCTCCAAAAGAAGTGGCCAATGAGTGCCCACTCAAATCGTTCAAGTTCTACGCCACAAAAGAACTGCCTACGAATTCTGATGGAATAAAGACTGGTTACTACAATGTCCGCACAGCTTGGTG GGATGGGAGTGCAGTATATGGTGATAATGAGAAAAAGGCAAAAAAGATCAGGACTTATGTTGATGGAAAACTAGTGATCGGAGATGACGGTCTTCTTTTGCATGATGAGAATGGTGTGCCATTATCCGGCGATGTTCGCAACAATTGGGTTGGGGTTTCGATCTTACAAGCTCTTTTTGTTAAGGAACACAATGCAGCTTGTGATGTAATAAAG GAAGAACATCCCAACCTATCAGATGAAGAATTATATCGATATGCCAGATTGGTCACTTCTGCTGTCATTGCAAAGGTTCACACTATTGATTGGACCGTCGAGCTTCTCAAGACTAAAACCATGAGAGCTGCAATGCGCGCAAATTG GTATGGATTATTGGGTAAGAAGATAAAAGATACATTTGGTCACATAGGAGGACCGGCATTAGGTGGGCTTGTGGGATTGAAGAAGCCGAACAACCATGGCGTACCTTATTCTTTGACTGAAGAGTTTACCAGTGTTTACAGAATGCACTCCCTCTTACCAAGCACTCTCAAGCTTCGGGATCCGAATGGGCAACCCGATGCAAATAATTCCCCACCATACCTggaaga CATTGATATTGGAGAATTGGTTGGTCTCAAGGGGGAAGAAAAGCTATCAAAAATAGGGTTTGAAAAACAAACATTATCAATGGGATATCAAGCTTGTGGTGCACTTGAACTATGGAACTACCCAAGTTTCTTCCGGGACCTCATACCACAAAATTTGGATGGTACCAGTCGATCTGACAGAATCGACCTTGCTGCCCTAGAAG TATACCGAGACAGGGAGAGAAGTGTACCGAGGTACAATGAGTTCAGGAGGAGACTATTTCTGATTCCAATAAAAAGCTGGGAGGATCTGACAAGTGACAAGGATGCAATTGAAGCCATAAGAGCAATATATGGAGATGATGTAGAGAAATTGGACCTTCTTGTTGGTCTTATGGCAGAGAAAAAAATCAAGGGATTTGCCATAAGCGAAACAGCATTCAACATTTTCATTATAATGGCATCAAG GAGGCTCGAATCAGATCGATTTTTTACAAGCGATTTCAATGAGAAAACATACACCAGGAAGGGGATGCAATGGGTCAAAACAACTGAAGGCCTACGAGATGTGATCAACCGGCACTACCCTGAAATCACTGCCAAGTGGATGAAGTCCTCTAGTGCTTTCTCTGTGTGGGATGCAGACTACTAG
- the LOC120643818 gene encoding alpha-dioxygenase 1-like isoform X2, which yields MPVPIGLLYLNTRRTLLEKYNLLPVGSSHGALFDPKEFLYRTGDGKYNDPHNAEAGSQNTFFGRNMKPVDQKDELMSPDPFVVVTKLLSRREYKDTGKQFNILAAAWIQFMVHDWIDHMEDTKQIEITAPKEVANECPLKSFKFYATKELPTNSDGIKTGYYNVRTAWWDGSAVYGDNEKKAKKIRTYVDGKLVIGDDGLLLHDENGVPLSGDVRNNWVGVSILQALFVKEHNAACDVIKEEHPNLSDEELYRYARLVTSAVIAKVHTIDWTVELLKTKTMRAAMRANWYGLLGKKIKDTFGHIGGPALGGLVGLKKPNNHGVPYSLTEEFTSVYRMHSLLPSTLKLRDPNGQPDANNSPPYLEDIDIGELVGLKGEEKLSKIGFEKQTLSMGYQACGALELWNYPSFFRDLIPQNLDGTSRSDRIDLAALEVYRDRERSVPRYNEFRRRLFLIPIKSWEDLTSDKDAIEAIRAIYGDDVEKLDLLVGLMAEKKIKGFAISETAFNIFIIMASRRLESDRFFTSDFNEKTYTRKGMQWVKTTEGLRDVINRHYPEITAKWMKSSSAFSVWDADY from the exons ATGCCTGTTCCGATCGGTTTACTCTACCTGAACACTCGCCGGACCCTACTTGAAAAATACAACCTTCTACCAGTTGGGAGTTCTCATGGTGCCCTGTTTGACCCCAAGGAGTTCTTGTACCGCACTGGAGATGGCAAGTACAACGACCCCCATAATGCTGAGGCTGGTAGCCAAAACACCTTTTTTGGGAGAAACATGAAGCCAGTTGATCAAAAGGATGAG TTGATGAGCCCAGATCCATTTGTTGTGGTGACAAAGCTGTTATCTAGGAGAGAATACAAGGACACAGGGAAACAATTCAATATACTAGCAGCTGCATGGATACAGTTCATGGTTCATGACTGGATAGATCATATGGAGGATACCAAACAG ATTGAAATCACCGCTCCAAAAGAAGTGGCCAATGAGTGCCCACTCAAATCGTTCAAGTTCTACGCCACAAAAGAACTGCCTACGAATTCTGATGGAATAAAGACTGGTTACTACAATGTCCGCACAGCTTGGTG GGATGGGAGTGCAGTATATGGTGATAATGAGAAAAAGGCAAAAAAGATCAGGACTTATGTTGATGGAAAACTAGTGATCGGAGATGACGGTCTTCTTTTGCATGATGAGAATGGTGTGCCATTATCCGGCGATGTTCGCAACAATTGGGTTGGGGTTTCGATCTTACAAGCTCTTTTTGTTAAGGAACACAATGCAGCTTGTGATGTAATAAAG GAAGAACATCCCAACCTATCAGATGAAGAATTATATCGATATGCCAGATTGGTCACTTCTGCTGTCATTGCAAAGGTTCACACTATTGATTGGACCGTCGAGCTTCTCAAGACTAAAACCATGAGAGCTGCAATGCGCGCAAATTG GTATGGATTATTGGGTAAGAAGATAAAAGATACATTTGGTCACATAGGAGGACCGGCATTAGGTGGGCTTGTGGGATTGAAGAAGCCGAACAACCATGGCGTACCTTATTCTTTGACTGAAGAGTTTACCAGTGTTTACAGAATGCACTCCCTCTTACCAAGCACTCTCAAGCTTCGGGATCCGAATGGGCAACCCGATGCAAATAATTCCCCACCATACCTggaaga CATTGATATTGGAGAATTGGTTGGTCTCAAGGGGGAAGAAAAGCTATCAAAAATAGGGTTTGAAAAACAAACATTATCAATGGGATATCAAGCTTGTGGTGCACTTGAACTATGGAACTACCCAAGTTTCTTCCGGGACCTCATACCACAAAATTTGGATGGTACCAGTCGATCTGACAGAATCGACCTTGCTGCCCTAGAAG TATACCGAGACAGGGAGAGAAGTGTACCGAGGTACAATGAGTTCAGGAGGAGACTATTTCTGATTCCAATAAAAAGCTGGGAGGATCTGACAAGTGACAAGGATGCAATTGAAGCCATAAGAGCAATATATGGAGATGATGTAGAGAAATTGGACCTTCTTGTTGGTCTTATGGCAGAGAAAAAAATCAAGGGATTTGCCATAAGCGAAACAGCATTCAACATTTTCATTATAATGGCATCAAG GAGGCTCGAATCAGATCGATTTTTTACAAGCGATTTCAATGAGAAAACATACACCAGGAAGGGGATGCAATGGGTCAAAACAACTGAAGGCCTACGAGATGTGATCAACCGGCACTACCCTGAAATCACTGCCAAGTGGATGAAGTCCTCTAGTGCTTTCTCTGTGTGGGATGCAGACTACTAG